A genomic stretch from Lepisosteus oculatus isolate fLepOcu1 chromosome 7, fLepOcu1.hap2, whole genome shotgun sequence includes:
- the prrg2 gene encoding transmembrane gamma-carboxyglutamic acid protein 2, with amino-acid sequence MWGCGVLWVWLLSLVCLSVSRSLNRNEVFLEQQEAGSFLSRSLLFNSWDMELVVPGNLERECMEEICSYEEAREVFEDTAKTNAFWKDYVHAHDHSPRVDVAGLVAGLLALLVTVVIAVVVGCYCYRARHKPSRAGSVPVRMPGDSQVPPESVPLTPLPAPGLPSYHEALAHSGQHDAPPPPYTGEVPPETPAEPDQ; translated from the exons ATGTGGGGCTGCGGTGTCCTGTGGGTGTGGCTGCTGTCACTGGTGTGTCTCTCAGTGTCCAGGAGTCTCAACAGAAATGAAG tgttCCTGGAGCAGCAGGAAGCTGGATCTTTCCTGAGCCGCTCTCTGCTGTTCAACAGCTGGGACATGGAGCTGGTGGTGCCGGGGAACCTGGAGAGGGAGTGTATGGAGGAGATCTGCTCGTACGAGGAGGCCAGGGAGGTGTTCGAGGACACTGCAAAAACG AATGCTTTTTGGAAGGACTATGTGCATGCTCATG ACCATTCTCCCCGTGTGGACGTTGCTGGGCTGGTCGCTGGACTCCTGGCCCTCCTGGTCACCGTGGTGATCGCTGTGGTCGTGGGCTGTTACTGCTACAGAGCCAGGCACAAGCCCAGCCGAGCGGGCAG CGTGCCCGTGCGGATGCCCGGAGATAGCCAGGTCCCTCCGGAATCTGTGCCCCTGACGCCCCTCCCTGCCCCCGGCCTGCCCTCCTACCACGAGGCGCTGGCGCACAGCGGGCAGCACGACGCGCCCCCGCCCCCCTACACTGG GGAGGTCCCGCCAGAAACCCCCGCAGAGCCGGAccagtga